The window TGGCCGGACGGGTACCGGCGGCGCAGCGCCGATCCGTCGAGGCGTTCCTGGACGCCGCACCACCGCACGATGGCTGCACCCCGACGTTCTCCCACAACGATCTGGGGATCGAACACGTTCTCGTCGACCCGGTCGCGTGGACGGTGACCGGCATCATTGACTGGAGCGATGCCGCCGTCGTCGATCCCGCCTGCGACTTCGGGCTGCTCCACCGCGATCTCGGCCCCGCGGCCACCCGCGCCGCCATCAGCACCTATCGAACCGACACCAACGACGTCGCGGCTCTCAGCGAGCGCGCCGTGTTCTATGCCAGGTGCAGTGTCTTCGAGGATCTGGCATACGGCATCGAGACGGAACAAGACAAATACGTCGACAAGAGCCTTGCCGCGATGGAATGGCTGTTTCCGTCATAGCCGCCTCATCTCGACCGAGCCGCCAGGGACATCAACCCGCCGGGAGAGAACCTGCACCCCCAATGAACCCGCCCCGGTGGCTGCTCCCACCGACGCGGCCTGGCATCCTGCACGGATCCGCCGGACCTTCGGCCCTGGAGGTCGGCTCATGGCAGCGGGACAGAGGGAGACAACCGTGGAACCAACGCCTGCCCGGGAACGGCGAGACGCGCTTCCCGAGGGACTTGCCGAGGCGATACACGACACCGCCGAGGAGATAGCGGCGTTGCTGCGCGGCCGGACGGACACGGGCATCCCGGTCCCCGGATCCACCTGGACCCTCGGTGAGGCGGCGGCCCACCTGGCGCAGGCCAATGAGCTGATGGCCGATATCGCGGCCGGCCACGACCGCCCGTACGGGGACGGTACGCCGCAGAGCCTGGCGGCGGCCAACGAGCGCTCCCTCGCCGGGTTCGGCGAGCGTGGGGCCGATCCGCTCGCCGAGATGATCGTGGCGCAGGCCGACGCCTTCCTCGCGGCGGCGGAGCAGCGCCCGTTGGACGAGACCGTGATCACCCCGCTGGGCTCGATGGATGTGGCCATCCTCGGCTCGTACCTGCTCACGCACATGCTCGGCCACGGCTACGATCTCGCCCGCGCGGTGGGGCGTCCGCACATGCTCGACGGCGCCCGGGTCGAGCTGTCCCTGCCCTTCATGATCACCAGCATGCCGCGGGTGGTCGCCGCCGCCGCTGCCGGGCTGAACGCGCGCTTTGCGATCCGCCTGCGGGGTGGACAGCGCTTCGGCGCGACCTTCACCGACGGAGCGCTGACCGTCAGCCCGGGGCCGTTGAGCCGCCCGGACTGCACCATCCTCATCGAACCGGTCACCTTCCTGCTGATCGCTCTCGGCCGCTGCGATCCGTGGGGCGCCATGGCCCGCGGCCGTGTGCTGGCCTGGGGCCGCAAGCCCTGGATGGCCCCTCGCTTCCCGGCCTTGTTCACGGCGCCCTGAGAGACACGCCTCCGGCATACCGCGTACGGAGTACGGCGGGGGAGGAGCGTACGTCTCAAGGAGGCTCGGCAGTTCCCCCTTTCGGCAGCCCGGGAGCGCGGGACGGGCGCTTAGGGTCGAGACATGCAGACCCCTGACTCCCGATGGCGCCGATGGACCCGCGGACGCGGCCGGTGGGCGGCGGCCCTGGCCGCGCTCGTCGTGCTGGCGGGCGCCGGCACCTGGACCGCGGCGGCCGACGACAGCGCGCCCGCGGTGCACCGCGAGGACCGGATGATGCGGGTGGACGGGGTGTCGATCGACACCTCGTACTTCACGTCCGGGGGTTCGGAGCGCCGGCCCGCCGTGCTGATAGGGCACGGCTTCGGCGGCTCCAAGGACGATGTGCGGGCGCAGGCCGAGAAGTTGGCCGGTGCCGGTTACGCCGTCCTGACCTGGTCGGCCCGCGGGTTCGGAAAGTCCGGCGGGGAGATCTCGCTCAACGCACCCGGCCGCGAGGTCAAGGACGTGTCCGGGCTGATCGACTGGCTGGCCCGCAGGCCCGAGGTGCAGCTGGACGGCAAGGGCGACCCGCGCGTCGGCGTCACCGGCGCCTCGTACGGTGGCGCGGTCTCGCTCCTCGCCGCCGGGCACGACAAGCGCGTCGACGCGATCGCACCGGTGATCTCGTACTGGAACCTCGCCGACGCGCTCTTCCCCGACGGGGTCTTCAAGAAGCTCTGGGCGGGGATCTTCATCACCTCGGGCGGCGGCTGCGACAAGTTCGAGAGGCAACTGTGCGACATGTACGAACGGGTCGCCGTCTCCGGGAAGCCGGACGCCGCCGCCCGTGCCCTGCTGACCGACCGCTCCCCGGCCGCCGTCGGCGACCGCATCAAGGTGCCCGCGCTCATCGTGCAGGGACAGACCGACTCCCTCTTCCCGCTCGGTCAGGCCGATGCCATGGCACACACCATCAGCGGGAACGGCGCACCCGTCTCCGTCGACTGGATCGCGGGCGGGCACGACGGCGGGGACCTGGAGAGCGGTCGGGTCGAGAACCGGATCGGGTCATGGTTCGACCGGTACCTGAAGGAGGACAAGGGCGTCGACACCGGGCCCCGCTTCCGCGTCACCCGTACCGGAGGCATCGACTCCACCGATGGGGCCGCCCTCCAGCGCGGTGCGAGCAGCGACCACTACCCGGGACTGTCGAGCGGCGGCCGGCAGATCGCGCTCACGGGCACGGGAGGCCGACAGGAGATCACGGGCCTGGGCGGGAGCAGCAGTCGGGGCGGCACTCAGGACGACGCGAACGGTGGCGCACAGGACGGCGCCTCCGCCGGTCTGCGGACGCAGACCTTCCGGAACCCGGCCGGCGCCAACCCGCCCGCCATCTCCGCCGTCCCGGGCGTCGGCGGCGGACTCGCCCAGCTCTCCACCCTCGGCGTCGGACTCTCGCTCGACTTCCCCGGCCAGTACGCCCGCTTCGACTCCGCACCCCTCGGCACATCGATGCGCATCACCGGATCACCCACCGTCCGCGTGAAGGTGACGGCCGGGCATGGCGATGCGGTGCTGTTCGGCAAGGTGTACGACGTGGCGCCGGACGGGCGGCAGCAGGTGCTGCCCGCCCAGCTCGTCGCCCCCTACCGGATCACACCCGCGCAGCAGAACAAGACCGTCGAGCTGACCCTGCCCGCCGTCGACCACGCGCTCGACGCCGGACACCGGCTCCGTCTGGTCCTTTCCGCCACCGACCTCGGCTACGCCTCACCGGCCGAGCCGACCTCGTACACCGTCTCCCTCGTCGGCCCGCTGACCGTCCCCACCGCACCCGCGGTGAGGACCGCGTCGGCCGGGCTGCCGTGGTGGACCTGGGGACTTCCCGCCGCGGCCGCCGTCATCGCTCTCGCGCTGCTGCTCACCGCACGCCGCCGCACCGCGACCCCGGCCCCGGACCCGGCGCTCGCCGACGTCCCCCTCCAGATCACCGGCCTGTCCAAGAAGTACGCCAGGTCCGCCGACAGGTACGCGGTCAAGGACCTGTCCTTCCGCGTCGAGAAGGGCCAGGTCCTCGGGCTCCTCGGACCGAACGGGGCGGGGAAGACCACCACCCTGCGCATGCTGATGGGCCTCATCGGCCCCGACGGCGGCGAGATCCGCGTCTTCGGACATGCCATCCGGCCGGGCGCGCCCGTGCTGTCCCGGGTCGGGGCGTTCGTCGAAGGGGCGGGCTTCCTGCCGCATCTGTCCGGGCGGGCCAACCTGGAGCTGTACTGGCAGGCCACCGGACGCCCCGCCGAGGACTCGCACATCGAGGAGGCCCTGGAGATCGCCGGACTCGGCGACGCGCTGGCCCGCGCGGTGCGGACGTACTCGCAAGGCATGCGGCAGCGGCTCGCCATCGCCCAGGCCATGCTGGGCATGCCGGACCTGCTCATCCTCGATGAGCCGACCAACGGCCTCGACCCGCCCCAGATCCGCGAGATGCGCGACGTGATGATCCGGTACGCGGCCGGGGGCCGGACCGTCATCGTCTCCAGCCATCTCCTCTCCGAGGTCGAACGGTCCTGCACCCACCTGGTGGTCATGGACCGCGGCCGGCTCGTCCAGGCGGGCCCGGTCGCCGAGATCACCGGCTCCGGCGACACGCTGCTGATCAGCACCGCGGCAGAGGTCGCCGAACCGCTGGTCGACAAGGTCGCCGCGCTGCCGGGCATCGGCTCCGCGGTCCGTACCGACGACGGGCGCGGGCTGCTCGTACGGCTCGACGGCGACACCTCGTCCTCCGTGCTGATCGCCGAACTCGTCCGGCTCGACGTGCCGTTGACCGGTGTCGGACCGCACCGCCGCCTGGAGGACGCGTTCCTCACCCTGATCTCCGGAGGCTCCGCATGAGTGCCGCAGTCGATGTCACCGACGCCGCCGAAGCCCGCGGATACCGGGCGCGGCGCACCCTGCCGCTGCGCGTCGAGGCCGTACGGCAGCTGCGCAGGCGCCGCACCCTGCTGATGGGCGGGGTGCTGGCGGCCCTCCCGTTCATCCTGATCATCGCGTTCGCGATCGGCGGCACCCCGGACTCCCGGGGCGGCGGCGACCGCCTCACGCTGATGGACACGGCGACCGCGTCCGCCGCGAACTTTGCCGCGACCTGCCTGTTCGTCTCCGCCGGATTCCTGCTCGTCGTGCCGGTGGCGCTGTTCTGCGGGGACACCGTCGCCTCGGAGGCCAGTTGGTCGTCGCTGCGCTATCTGCTGGCGGCGCCCGTCCCCCGGGCCAGGCTGCTGTGGAGCAAACTCGTCGTGGCGCTCGGCTTCGGCCTGGCCGCGATGGTGCTGCTGCCACTCGTCGCTCTGGCCGCGGGAGCCGCCGCATACGGCTGGGGGCCGCTCCAGCTCCCCACCGGGGGCGCGCTGGCGACCGGCGACACCGTGCCCCGGCTCGCGCTCGTCGTCGCGTTCATCTTTGTGTCCCAACTGGTCACCGCCGGACTGGCGTTCTGGCTGTCGACGAAGACCGACGCCCCGCTGGGCGCGGTCGGCGGCGCGGTCGGGCTGACCATCGTCGGCAATGTGCTCGACGCCGTCACCGCACTCGGTTCCTGGCGTGAATTCCTCCCCGCGCACTGGCAGTTCGCCTGGGCGGACGCACTCCAGCCCGACCTGGAGTGGGGCGGCATGGCAAAGGGCGCGGCGATCTCGGTGACGTACGCCCTGATCCTGTTCGCGTTCGCCTTCCGGGGGTTCAGTCGTAAGGACATCGTGTCCTGACCTTGATGTTCCGAGGCGATTCGCGGCCTTCGCGCCCGCCGTTGCCGCATCGAGATTCATCCGCAACGTCTTCGTCTGCTCCTTGACGCCGTCCCGCACGTCACATTCACAAGTGCTGACACGACGTTGGGGGCAGGGAATGGAACGCCGGACGTACAGAGGGACATACGCAAGGACGCTGGGTCTGCTTCTGGTGGGCGGTGTGCTGCTCACCGGCTGCGGGGGCGGGGGGAGCACGAACGACTCGGCGGTCGACCGCGCGAGCGGAAAGCGAGGGACGAGCGAGGGCGGGCAGGTCGCGCCCGCGCCGGCCCCCGGTGCGTCGGACGACGGCGCGCAGAACGCGGAGGACGGGCGGCAGAAGCCCGTGGCGCCGGACTATCTGTCCACGTTCGCGCTGGACGTGGACACCGCCAGTTACGGGTACGCGCGCCGCAAGCTCGCCGACGGCGAACTGCCGGGAGCGGAGACTGTACGGCCCGAGGAGTTCGTCAACAGCTTCCGCCAGGGCTACCGGCGGCCGGCCGGCAACGGCTTCTCGGTGACGGTCGACGGAGCCCGGACGGACACCGGCGGAGGAGACGGTGCGCGGGCCGGCGACTGGTCGCTCGTACGCGTCGGTCTGGCCACCCGGGTCGCGGAGGAGCACGGCGAACGCCCGGCCGCCGCGCTCACCTTCGTGGTCGACATCTCCGGATCGATGGCCGAACCCGGCCGCCTCGACCTGGTGAAGAGGTCCCTCTCCCTCCTCACCGACGAACTCCGCGACGACGACTCCGTCTCCCTGGTCACCTTCAGCGACGAGGCGAAGACCCTGCTGCCGATGACCCGGCTGCGGGACCACCGCGGAAGGATCCATGACGCCGTCGACTCCATGGAACCCACCGACTCCACCAATGTGGAAGCAGGCGTCCGGCGCGGTTACGAGGAGGCGGTCGACGGCCACCGCGAAGGCGCCAACAACCGGGTCGTCCTGCTGTCCGACGCCCTCGCCAACACCGGCGAGACCGACGCCGACGCCATCCTCGAGCGGATCGACGCCGCCCGCCGCGACTACGGCATCACCCTCTTCGGCGTCGGCGTCGGCAGCGACTACGGCGACGCGCTGATGGAACGCCTCACCAACAAGGGCGACGGCCACACCACGTACATCGCTGACGAGGCCCAGGCGCGAAAGGTCTTCGTCGACCAGCTCCCCGCCCACATCGAACTGCGGGCGCGCGACGCCAAGGCCCAGGTCGCCTTCGACCCGAAGACCGTCCGGCAGTTCAAGCTCATCGGCTACGAGGACCGGAAGGTCGCCGACGACGACTTCCGCGACGACAGCGTGGACGGCGGCGAGATCGGCCCCGGCCACACGGTGACGGCGCTCTACGCCGTACGGCTCCGCGACGGCGCAGCCGGACATGTGGCGACCGCGACGGTGCGCTGGCTGGACCC is drawn from Streptomyces sp. NBC_01717 and contains these coding sequences:
- a CDS encoding vWA domain-containing protein; this encodes MERRTYRGTYARTLGLLLVGGVLLTGCGGGGSTNDSAVDRASGKRGTSEGGQVAPAPAPGASDDGAQNAEDGRQKPVAPDYLSTFALDVDTASYGYARRKLADGELPGAETVRPEEFVNSFRQGYRRPAGNGFSVTVDGARTDTGGGDGARAGDWSLVRVGLATRVAEEHGERPAAALTFVVDISGSMAEPGRLDLVKRSLSLLTDELRDDDSVSLVTFSDEAKTLLPMTRLRDHRGRIHDAVDSMEPTDSTNVEAGVRRGYEEAVDGHREGANNRVVLLSDALANTGETDADAILERIDAARRDYGITLFGVGVGSDYGDALMERLTNKGDGHTTYIADEAQARKVFVDQLPAHIELRARDAKAQVAFDPKTVRQFKLIGYEDRKVADDDFRDDSVDGGEIGPGHTVTALYAVRLRDGAAGHVATATVRWLDPKTRAPHERSGSVETGAIDGRLWGGDSGRRLQVAAVAAYFAEDLRGSKLPGQPGLGELADRAAELATETEDSSVRKLATAIARADGLKGGSGSDGGGQQEGEMD
- a CDS encoding ABC transporter permease, with the translated sequence MSAAVDVTDAAEARGYRARRTLPLRVEAVRQLRRRRTLLMGGVLAALPFILIIAFAIGGTPDSRGGGDRLTLMDTATASAANFAATCLFVSAGFLLVVPVALFCGDTVASEASWSSLRYLLAAPVPRARLLWSKLVVALGFGLAAMVLLPLVALAAGAAAYGWGPLQLPTGGALATGDTVPRLALVVAFIFVSQLVTAGLAFWLSTKTDAPLGAVGGAVGLTIVGNVLDAVTALGSWREFLPAHWQFAWADALQPDLEWGGMAKGAAISVTYALILFAFAFRGFSRKDIVS
- a CDS encoding maleylpyruvate isomerase family mycothiol-dependent enzyme, with product MEPTPARERRDALPEGLAEAIHDTAEEIAALLRGRTDTGIPVPGSTWTLGEAAAHLAQANELMADIAAGHDRPYGDGTPQSLAAANERSLAGFGERGADPLAEMIVAQADAFLAAAEQRPLDETVITPLGSMDVAILGSYLLTHMLGHGYDLARAVGRPHMLDGARVELSLPFMITSMPRVVAAAAAGLNARFAIRLRGGQRFGATFTDGALTVSPGPLSRPDCTILIEPVTFLLIALGRCDPWGAMARGRVLAWGRKPWMAPRFPALFTAP
- a CDS encoding alpha/beta fold hydrolase; amino-acid sequence: MQTPDSRWRRWTRGRGRWAAALAALVVLAGAGTWTAAADDSAPAVHREDRMMRVDGVSIDTSYFTSGGSERRPAVLIGHGFGGSKDDVRAQAEKLAGAGYAVLTWSARGFGKSGGEISLNAPGREVKDVSGLIDWLARRPEVQLDGKGDPRVGVTGASYGGAVSLLAAGHDKRVDAIAPVISYWNLADALFPDGVFKKLWAGIFITSGGGCDKFERQLCDMYERVAVSGKPDAAARALLTDRSPAAVGDRIKVPALIVQGQTDSLFPLGQADAMAHTISGNGAPVSVDWIAGGHDGGDLESGRVENRIGSWFDRYLKEDKGVDTGPRFRVTRTGGIDSTDGAALQRGASSDHYPGLSSGGRQIALTGTGGRQEITGLGGSSSRGGTQDDANGGAQDGASAGLRTQTFRNPAGANPPAISAVPGVGGGLAQLSTLGVGLSLDFPGQYARFDSAPLGTSMRITGSPTVRVKVTAGHGDAVLFGKVYDVAPDGRQQVLPAQLVAPYRITPAQQNKTVELTLPAVDHALDAGHRLRLVLSATDLGYASPAEPTSYTVSLVGPLTVPTAPAVRTASAGLPWWTWGLPAAAAVIALALLLTARRRTATPAPDPALADVPLQITGLSKKYARSADRYAVKDLSFRVEKGQVLGLLGPNGAGKTTTLRMLMGLIGPDGGEIRVFGHAIRPGAPVLSRVGAFVEGAGFLPHLSGRANLELYWQATGRPAEDSHIEEALEIAGLGDALARAVRTYSQGMRQRLAIAQAMLGMPDLLILDEPTNGLDPPQIREMRDVMIRYAAGGRTVIVSSHLLSEVERSCTHLVVMDRGRLVQAGPVAEITGSGDTLLISTAAEVAEPLVDKVAALPGIGSAVRTDDGRGLLVRLDGDTSSSVLIAELVRLDVPLTGVGPHRRLEDAFLTLISGGSA